Proteins encoded together in one Mobula birostris isolate sMobBir1 chromosome 9, sMobBir1.hap1, whole genome shotgun sequence window:
- the rasd1 gene encoding dexamethasone-induced Ras-related protein 1, producing the protein MIKKMSPCETELNVPTKNCYRMVILGSSKVGKSAIVSRFLNSKFDDQYTPTIEDFHRKFYSIRGDIYQLDILDTSGNHPFPAMRRLSILTGDVFILVFSLDNRDSFEEVQRLKQQIVETKSCLKNKTKENIEVPIVICGNKSDRDFYREVPREKIEQLIDGDTKCAYFEISAKRNTKVDEMFQTLFTMAKLPSEMSPDLHRKVSVQYCDILHRKTFRSRKIKDEDAYGIVAPFARRPSVHSDLMYIKEKAIGGAHARDKERCVIS; encoded by the exons ATGATTAAGAAGATGTCGCCTTGCGAGACCGAGCTGAACGTCCCTACCAAAAACTGTTACCGGATGGTCATCCTCGGCTCCTCCAAAGTGGGCAAAAGCGCCATCGTATCTCGATTCCTCAACAGCAAGTTCGACGATCAGTATACGCCGACCATCGAGGATTTCCACCGCAAGTTTTACAGCATCCGAGGCGACATCTATCAGCTGGATATCCTGGACACTTCGGGAAACCACCCCTTCCCGGCAATGAGGCGCCTCTCCATCCTGACAG GGGATGTGTTCATCTTGGTTTTCAGTCTAGACAACCGCGACTCCTTCGAGGAGGTGCAGCGACTGAAGCAGCAGATCGTGGAGACCAAGTCGTGTCTGAAGAACAAAACCAAAGAAAACATTGAAGTGCCCATTGTGATTTGCGGCAACAAAAGCGACCGGGACTTTTACAGAGAAGTGCCGAGAGAGAAGATCGAGCAGCTGATAGACGGCGACACGAAGTGCGCTTACTTCGAAATCTCGGCCAAGAGGAACACAAAGGTGGACGAGATGTTCCAGACCCTGTTCACCATGGCCAAGTTGCCCAGCGAAATGAGTCCAGATCTCCACAGGAAGGTATCAGTGCAGTACTGTGACATCCTGCACCGCAAGACCTTTCGCAGCCGTAAAATTAAAGACGAGGATGCGTACGGTATCGTGGCGCCGTTCGCCCGAAGACCGAGTGTGCACAGCGACCTGATGTACATCAAGGAGAAGGCGATCGGCGGCGCCCACGCCAGGGACAAGGAGCGCTGTGTGATCAGTTAA